One region of Salvelinus namaycush isolate Seneca chromosome 3, SaNama_1.0, whole genome shotgun sequence genomic DNA includes:
- the LOC120040024 gene encoding splicing factor U2AF 65 kDa subunit-like, with product MADFEEFEKQLSENRQEREKERRKKRSGSGFQSRSEKHRSWSKDRGNRSREKRSRSRDRKSREQRSTSRDHKKHSYSPRRTRTKRTCRYWDVPPPGFEHITPLQYKAMQATGQIPTIALLASSATSGLAVTPTQVPIVGSQMTRQARRLYVGNIPFGVTEESMTEFFNAQMRLAGLSQASSIPVLAVQINQDKNFAFLEFRSVDETTQAMAFDGIIFQGQSLKIRRPHDYRPLPGISEQPAFHVPGVVSTVVPDSPHKLFIGGLPNYLNDDQVKELLTSFGPLKAFNLVKDSATSLSKGYAFCEYVDISATDQAVAGLNGMQLGDKKLIVQRASVGAKNANPSAIIETPVTLQVPGLQGLQNSGLPTEVLCLLNMVMPEELVDDEDFEEILEDISEECCKYGSVRSMEIPRPVHGVEVPGCGKIFVEYVSAVDCQKAMQALTGRKFANRVVVTKYYDPDMYHRQEFSG from the exons ATGGCTGATTTTGAGGAATTCGAAAAACAGCTGAGCGAGAACCGACAGG agagagagaaggagagacgcAAGAAGAGGAGCGGCAGTGGGTTTCAGAGCCGCAGTGAGAAACATCGCAGCTGGAGCAAAGACCGGGGCAACCGGAGCCGAGAGAAGCGAAGCCGCAGTAGAGACAGGAAGAGCCGGGAGCAGAGGAGCACCTCGCGGGATCACAAGAAGCACAG CTATTCTCCACGAAGAACAAGGACGAAAAGGACATGCAGATACTGGGATGTGCCTCCCCCTGGCTTTGAACACATCACACCATTGCAGTACAAAGCTATGCAAG CGACTGGGCAGATACCCACAATAGCCCTGCTGGCATCATCTGCCACGAGTGGGTTGGCAGTAACACCCACCCAAGTACCCATAGTTGGCAGTCAGATGACTAGGCAGGCTCGACGTCTCTATGTTGGCAATATTCCCTTTGGTGTGACAGAG gaGTCCATGACAGAGTTCTTCAATGCCCAAATGAGGCTTGCAGGCCTATCGCAAGCCTCTAGCATCCCTGTGCTTGCTGTGCAGATAAATCAGGATAAAAACTTTGCATTCCTAGAG TTCCGGTCTGTCGATGAGACCACACAGGCCATGGCTTTCGATGGAATAATTTTCCAAGGTCAGTCGTTGAAGATAAGACGACCACATGACTACCGGCCCCTACCTGGCATTTCAGAGCAACCTGCTTTTCATGTCCCAG GCGTCGTGTCCACAGTGGTACCAGACTCCCCACATAAACTGTTTATTGGAGGCCTACCCAACTATCTCAATGATGATCAG GTGAAGGAGCTCTTGACATCATTCGGACCACTCAAAGCTTTCAACCTTGTCAAGGACAGTGCCACGTCACTATCCAAAGGTTATGCCTTTTGTGAATATGTTGACATCAGTGCGACTGATCAG GCGGTGGCTGGGCTCAATGGCATGCAACTGGGTGACAAAAAGCTCATCGTCCAGAGAGCAAGTGTGGGGGCCAAAAACGCCAATCCG TCTGCCATCATCGAGACCCCGGTGACGCTGCAGGTGCCTGGGCTGCAGGGACTTCAGAACTCTGGGCTGCCCACGGAGGTGCTGTGCCTGCTCAACATGGTGATGCCTGAGGAGCTGGTGGATGACGAGGACTTCGAGGAGATCCTGGAGGACATCAGTGAGGAGTGCTGCAAGTACGGCAGCGTGCGCTCCATGGAGATTCCCCGGCCTGTCCATGGAGTGGAGGTCCCTGGCTGTGGCAAG ATCTTTGTGGAGT